Proteins from one Oncorhynchus masou masou isolate Uvic2021 chromosome 12, UVic_Omas_1.1, whole genome shotgun sequence genomic window:
- the LOC135550602 gene encoding uracil phosphoribosyltransferase homolog isoform X1 yields MDTYFESGIDTEIKMPCQNQQLNNNDRQEHTAMSSTKQVRFASCGNSVLTESNRDAEVAETCENVFNSELQRQIGSQLKLLPLNDQIRELQTIIRDKSTSRGDFVFCADRLIRLVVEEGLNQLPYSECTVTTPTGHKYDGVKFEKGNCGVSIMRSGEAMEQGLRDCCRSIRIGKILIQSDEDTQKAKVYYAKFPPDISRRKVLLMYPILSTGNTVIEAVRVLTEHGLQPKHIILLSLFSTPHGAKSIIQEFPEITILTTEVHPVAPTHFGQRYFGTD; encoded by the exons ATGGACACGTATTTTGAGAGCGGAATTGATACGGAAATCAAAATGCCTTGTCAAAATCAGCAGCTGAACAACAATGACAGACAAGAACACACGGCAATGAGCAGCACCAAGCAGGTTCGGTTTGCTAGCTGCGGAAACAGCGTTCTGACAGAGTCCAATAGAGATGCAGAAGTAGCCGAAACTTGTGAAAATGTATTCAACAGTGAACTACAGAGGCAGATCGGATCGCAATTAAAACTGCTTCCTTTGAATGACCAAATACGAGAATTACAGACCATCATTAGAGACAA GTCTACTAGCAGGGGAGATTTTGTATTTTGTGCTGATAGATTG ATCAGACTAGTGGTTGAAGAGGGACTCAATCAGCTGCCATACAGCGAGTGTACAGTGACCACTCCCACAG GGCATAAATATGATGGTGTCAAGTTTGAAAAAGGCAACTGCGGTGTCAGCATTATGAGAAGTG GCGAGGCCATGGAGCAGGGCCTCAGAGACTGCTGCCGGTCCATCCGTATCGGTAAGATCCTAATCCAGAGTGACGAGGACACCCAGAAGGCCAAAGTCTACTATGCAAAGTTCCCCCCAGACATCAGCAGGAGGAAAGTCCTCCTCATGTACCCCATTCTCA GTACAGGTAACACAGTGATTGAGGCTGTGAGAGTTCTGACTGAACATGGTCTACAGCCCAAACATATTATCCTCCTGAGTCTCTTCTCCACCCCTCACG GTGCCAAATCCATCATTCAAGAGTTCCCAGAAATCACCATATTGACCACCGAGGTGCACCCTGTGGCTCCCACACACTTTGGCCAGAGGTACTTTGGGACAGACTAG
- the LOC135550602 gene encoding uracil phosphoribosyltransferase homolog isoform X2 — MDTYFESGIDTEIKMPCQNQQLNNNDRQEHTAMSSTKQVRFASCGNSVLTESNRDAEVAETCENVFNSELQRQIGSQLKLLPLNDQIRELQTIIRDKSTSRGDFVFCADRLIRLVVEEGLNQLPYSECTVTTPTGHKYDGVKFEKGNCGVSIMRSGEAMEQGLRDCCRSIRIGKILIQSDEDTQKAKVYYAKFPPDISRRKVLLMYPILSTGNTVIEAVRVLTEHGLQPKHIILLSLFSTPHGAKSIIQEFPEITILTTEVHPVAPTHFGQSM; from the exons ATGGACACGTATTTTGAGAGCGGAATTGATACGGAAATCAAAATGCCTTGTCAAAATCAGCAGCTGAACAACAATGACAGACAAGAACACACGGCAATGAGCAGCACCAAGCAGGTTCGGTTTGCTAGCTGCGGAAACAGCGTTCTGACAGAGTCCAATAGAGATGCAGAAGTAGCCGAAACTTGTGAAAATGTATTCAACAGTGAACTACAGAGGCAGATCGGATCGCAATTAAAACTGCTTCCTTTGAATGACCAAATACGAGAATTACAGACCATCATTAGAGACAA GTCTACTAGCAGGGGAGATTTTGTATTTTGTGCTGATAGATTG ATCAGACTAGTGGTTGAAGAGGGACTCAATCAGCTGCCATACAGCGAGTGTACAGTGACCACTCCCACAG GGCATAAATATGATGGTGTCAAGTTTGAAAAAGGCAACTGCGGTGTCAGCATTATGAGAAGTG GCGAGGCCATGGAGCAGGGCCTCAGAGACTGCTGCCGGTCCATCCGTATCGGTAAGATCCTAATCCAGAGTGACGAGGACACCCAGAAGGCCAAAGTCTACTATGCAAAGTTCCCCCCAGACATCAGCAGGAGGAAAGTCCTCCTCATGTACCCCATTCTCA GTACAGGTAACACAGTGATTGAGGCTGTGAGAGTTCTGACTGAACATGGTCTACAGCCCAAACATATTATCCTCCTGAGTCTCTTCTCCACCCCTCACG GTGCCAAATCCATCATTCAAGAGTTCCCAGAAATCACCATATTGACCACCGAGGTGCACCCTGTGGCTCCCACACACTTTGGCCAGAG TATGTGA